The stretch of DNA TGCTCCTGTTTTGAGAGCGCAGGCTTACTTGAAAAATATCTGCCCGAAGATTGTGAAGATGGCCAAGACTGCTGAAACAATGCGAATTCCGCAAACCTCTTGACCAAGGCAAACTTCCCAAGCCAACACACATTGACCAATGGCAGAGAATGGCTACAATCGGCCAAGTCGGCAGGATCGGTAAATTAATCATACTCGTGAGAACCCGAAAACTTGCTGCAATATTACCATTGTTGCACACCTCGGGGTTTTCGGCAGGTTTGGGGTTTGCCGCTGATGACGCAATTCGCGGACTTGGCGGCATTCGGCAGGGAATTGCCACCTCTTCGACTACGGAGAGCGAAGGGGTCACAGTCCAGTGTTCCGTTCATCAACAGGGTGTGCGGAGCCGCTTCAAAGGATGGACGTTTGTCATGAAAACGGTTTTCACCACAGGCGAGGCGGCCAAGATCTGCAAGGTCAGCCAGCAGACAATTATCCGCTGTTTCGATTCGGGTCAGCTCAAAGGTTTTCGTGTTCCGGGATCACGATTCCGACGGATCCCTCGCGACATTCTCTATCGCTTCATGAAAGAGAATGGCATTCCGACGGATGCACTCGAGAGTGGCCGCCGCAAGGCCCTCGTGGTCGATGACGATGTCGAACTCGTGGAACTGATTCGCGATGCCCTTGAGGCCGATGGACGCTTTGAAGTGCGAGTGGCCAATAATGGCTTTGATGCCGGGATGATGGTCAAAGAGTATCGCCCGGATATCATTGTGCTCGACGTGATGCTGCCGGATATCAACGGCAAGGAAGTCTGCCA from Planctopirus ephydatiae encodes:
- a CDS encoding response regulator yields the protein MKTVFTTGEAAKICKVSQQTIIRCFDSGQLKGFRVPGSRFRRIPRDILYRFMKENGIPTDALESGRRKALVVDDDVELVELIRDALEADGRFEVRVANNGFDAGMMVKEYRPDIIVLDVMLPDINGKEVCQRVRNDPALDDVRIICISGMVEADKIDDLKKSGANEFLQKPFEVETLVDRMCRLLDVEPSEN